The following are encoded together in the Nyctibius grandis isolate bNycGra1 chromosome 5, bNycGra1.pri, whole genome shotgun sequence genome:
- the GALR3 gene encoding galanin receptor type 3 translates to MPGGWNASSDGLELQAAGIVVPIIFSLIFLLGTVGNGLVLAVLLRNGQVKYNTTNLFILNLAMADLCFIICCVPFQATIYTLDGWLFGAFACKAVHFLIYLTMYASSFTLAAVSIDRYLAIRYPLKSRDLRTSRKAGVAIVAIWSLSLLFAGPYLSYYQIVHYHEVPICVPVWEDQHRKILDILTFVFGYVLPVTVVSLAYARTVKFLWTSVDPIERISESRKAKCKVTKMIVAVAILFCLCWLPHHLVILCFWFGHFPFNRATYACRLASHCLSYANSCLNPIVYALISKHFRKRFKQVFTCLFFQNKTRKKKKKRAGKKVHVVNVGKGFTNTARGFYGGNTEVTQVPEGNIRKRDPEVANHDARAWTHPLQDAMVSVQKELLEEESLTTAGHPPAVTPPRGTQEFLTVHYR, encoded by the exons ATGCCAGGAGGCTGGAACGCCTCCTCTGACGGCCTGGAGCTGCAAGCCGCAGGGATTGTCGTGCCCATCATCTTCTCCCTCATCTTCCTTCTGGGCACTGTGGGAAACGGGCTGGTGCTGGCCGTGCTGCTGCGGAACGGCCAAGTCAAGTACAACACCACCAACCTCTTCATCCTTAACCTGGCTATGGCTGACCTGTGCTTCATCATCTGCTGTGTCCCCTTCCAGGCCACCATTTACACCCTGGATGGGTGGCTCTTTGGGGCCTTTGCCTGCAAGGCTGTGCATTTCCTGATCTACCTCACCATGTATGCCAGCAGCTTTACCCTGGCTGCTGTCTCCATTGACAG GTACCTGGCCATTCGCTATCCGCTGAAGTCCCGGGATCTCCGCACCTCTCGAAAAGCAGGAGTGGCCATTGTAGCGATCTGGTCACTGTCACTGCTTTTCGCAGGGCCTTACCTCAGCTACTACCAGATTGTCCATTACCACGAGGTGCCTATCTGCGTCCCCGTCTGGGAGGACCAGCACCGAAAGATTCTGGACATCCTCACGTTTGTCTTTGGATACGTCCTGCCTGTGACCGTGGTGAGCCTGGCATATGCCAGGACCGTCAAATTCTTGTGGACCTCCGTAGACCCCATAGAAAGGATCTCAGAGTCCCGGAAGGCCAAGTGTAAGGTCACCAAGATGATTGTGGCTGTGGCCATCCTGTTTTGCCTCTGCTGGCTGCCCCACCACCTGGTCATCCTGTGTTTCTGGTTTGGCCACTTCCCCTTCAACCGAGCCACTTATGCCTGCCGCCTGGCTTCCCATTGCCTTTCATACGCTAACTCCTGCCTCAACCCCATTGTCTATGCCCTCATCTCCAAGCATTTCCGCAAGCGTTTCAAGCAGGTCTTCACCTGCCTCTTCTTCCAGAACAAGaccaggaagaagaagaagaagagagctGGAAAGAAAGTCCACGTGGTCAACGTGGGCAAAGGTTTCACCAACACCGCCAGAGGTTTCTATGGAGGCAACACTGAGGTGACCCAGGTCCCAGAGGGGAACATCAGGAAGAGGGACCCTGAAGTTGCCAATCATGATGCCAGAGCATGGACTCACCCACTACAAGATGCCATGGTCTCTGTTcagaaggagctgctggaggaggaaagtTTGACAACAGCTGGCCATCCcccagctgtgacccccccaAGAGGAACTCAGGAGTTTCTGACTGTTCATTACAGATAA